CCTCCCCATGGAGGAACATTACCCGGGCGGAAATCTGAGCACGTACCAACAGGGCCAACTAGCCGAGGGACAGCAGCAGATTCTCCAGGCTCGCGAAGATTACCGTAAGGCGCTTGCAAGCAATCCCGAACAGAAGGACCTCCGAGAGCACTATGCCTGGTTCCTCTACGCCAACGGCTACCACGATAAGGAATGCCTTCGCCTGCTCGAGCAGTCTCTTCCCGATGCCGCCGATCCGACCGGGATCTTCAATGCCATCGTCGAAGTGAGGGAAGAACTCCGCCTGCCCGCCACCCCTCTCAGAAAGCCTCCGGGTGTACTCCAGAAAAAAGCTGTGACACCACATCACGCTGTCATTGCCAAGGCCTCCAGCGGTGAATCCTTGAAGAAGGTCGTGAAGGAGGAGATCGAAACAGTCGAGAGGTTCCACCACTGGATCTTCGTCACTTACTACGATTACAGCTTCTTCAACGATGGTCGTCAGGGATGGCAGGAGGAAGATGCCTCCCTCATCTACCGAGTCAACCAGCGCCTGGCGATCGGCGCCGAGATCGACATCATGCAGCGCCCCCCCTCGGGAACGAACACCTACTATAGCGCTCTGGCCTCCTACTACCTCTGGAAATGGCTCGAGGTTCACGGAAAGATCTCCATCTGTCCCGATCCAACCTTCCTTGCACTGCAGGTCTACTCAGGAGGATTCATCTACCAGGCCGCTCCACGCCTCGGACTCCTGCTCGACTACCAGCGTTACAACTTTATCCAGGGACCCCTCGACCAGATCAATCCCGGCATCGCGTATAACTTCACGGATACAACCTCACTGGTGCTGCGTTATGTCCGCGGATGGGCCTTCAACAATCTCGAGTATAACTACTACTCGGCAGCTCTGAATCTTGGTCTGCCCGGTAACCGTAGGCTCTCGATGGCTTTTGCCTATGGTACGGATCCTGATACCCAAGTCGGGGCTGACGGCAGCAATCTCAGTAGCCTCAGTCCCGCCTACACCTATTCCATCTTCTTCACCCAGCCTATCACGCGCGATCTGAGCCTCTTCACCGGCGTCCAATACATCTACCGCCTCACGCAGAACAACTCCCCGCTATACCAGCAACTCACACCGACAATAGGCCTTTCGATGAAATTCTAATCCCATGAACCTCCTCACCATTGTTCTCATTACTGCGGCCATTCTGACACTCCTCAGTCTACTCCTGCTTGTTATTACCATCGTCCTGAGAATAGCGACGGACCGGAGATTGCGCCGTGATACCGAGTTCAGAAAGAAAGCGAAACCGATTCTTCAATCCTTTCTCTCCGGGGAGGCCTCACTCGAGGCTGCAAAAGCCGCTCTGGCGTATGAGCCGCACGGAGCCATCCAACTTCTTCTGGAAGAGTCTGATGCGCTCGGGACGGAGGGACGTAAAAAACTCCTTCCTCTGCTTGCCTTGATGCCCTTCGAGAAAAAAATGATGACTCACATCACCAGTAGGCGTTGGGAAAAGAGGCTCAGGTCTGCGGAATATCTCGGTTACCTGGGCGATGACTCCGCACTACCGGCGCTGATGACGGCACTCCGTGACGATGTACTTGCAGTTCGATTCGCAGCAGCAAACTCGCTTGCACGTCTTGGATGTCAGGATGCCGTCGAGCCGATTCTCAAGGCACTCGATGTTCCCGGAGAAGTCTCCCAGAGGAGGGTTGTCGAGGTTCTCCAGATCCTCGGGCCCGCCGCCAGCGATCAGATCCTTACCATCCTGAATGATTCCTCTGGGAACCAAACATCCCTGGCTATCGCGGCCCGCATAGCAGGATCACTCCGGATCGAGAATTCCATAAAATCCCTATGCGGACTGCTACGGCATGAAAATGCAAATATCCGCATCAATGTCCTCCGATCCCTCGCTTCCATCAATGATCACTCCGTGACCGACCAGATCGCCGCCCTGGGCGAGGATCCCTCCTGGGAAGTCCGCAGCAGCGTGATGCTGGCCCTGGGCAGACTTGGCGCCACTCAACAGATTCCCCTCCTTCTACAGGGCCTCTCTGATCGGGAATGGTGGGTCCGATTCAACGCCGCAGAAGCCCTCTATTCTCTCGGGGATCCTGGGATCGCAGCACTCAAAGAAGCCGTCGATCACCATGTCGATGCGTACGGACGCGACATGGCACGCCAGATTCTTCAGGAACACGGCATCATCCAATCAAACGAGGAAACCAAGGAGATAAATTCATGAACACCATACGCATCCTTCTCTGGATCATCCTCGGTTATTATATCGCCCTCCACGCGATCTACCTCCTGCTTCTGCTACTCGGATCGCTTCAGATCAGACGTTATAATAGGGCTATCACCTTCGCCGAGTTCCGTAGGATCGGCGAATCACGGCTTACCATGCCGGTGTCACTGATCATTCCATGTTATAACGAGGCCACGATCATCTGCTCCACCATCCTAAATGTCCTCAGGCTCATCTACCCTCAGTTCGAGGTTATTGTTGTCAGCGATGGTTCCAAGGATAACACGATGGAGATCCTTACCGAGAAATTTAAACTCCGCCGCATCGAGAGATTCGGACGCCGTTTTATCAGCACAAAGCCTATCCTCGGCGTCTATGAGTCCTCTGAGTATCCGAATCTTGTCGTGGTAGAGAAGAACAACGGGCGCCGGGCTGATGCCATCAATGCCGGCGTCGCCATGGCTCATTACCCTCTTCTTTGCGTCATCGATGCGGACTGCGTCCTCGAGAGCGATGCGCTTCTTCACATGGCGCGCCCCTTCCTTCGTGATTCGAGGGTGGGAGCCGTGGCGGGAGTCGTCAGGCCCTCGAATGGACTGAGCGTCGTGGAGGGCGAGATCGTCGCCAAGGGATTCCCCAAGACCTTTCTTGGAATGAATCAGGAGATCGAATATGCCCGCAGCTTCCAGTGGGCCAGAATCGGACTCTCACGACTGCGAAGCATGCTCTGCATCTCCGGTGCTCTGATCCTCGTCAAGAAGACCCTGTTCGAGAAACTCGGCGGCCCGTGGCCTGATGCCATCACCGATGACATCGAGTTCACGATGCGACTGAACAGGCACGTCCACGATCGCAGGAACAAGGAGGATGCCCGGATGGTCTTTGCCCCCGATGCAATCTGCTACACAGAGATCCCTGAGAAGATCGGACAGTATGCCTCCCAGCGGAACCGCTGGCAGCGGGGTACACTGCAGGCTATATGGCGCAATCGGGGAATGATCTTCAATCCCCGCTACAGTGCTACTGGGCTCTTCGGAATGCCCTACTTTCTGCTCTTCGAGGGACTTTCGGGCATCGTGGAGCTCTCTGCATGGATTCTGATGGTTGTTTGTCTGGTCCTGCGAATCGCCACCGGCTTCGAGATCGTCGCCATGCTCTTCCTGGCCTACATTATGGGGGTCTTCCTTTCGCTGTCAGCCGTGCTTCTCACCGAGGCTAGCCGCCTGCGCAGTGCAAGATGGCGTGAATTCTGGCGCCTGATCCTGGCGATCTTCCTCGACAACCTGGGGCCTCATCAATTTCACCTGCTCTGTCGCGTGATTGGAACAATCCAATTTCTCCTAGGAAGGCACGACCTCGGTAGGCCGATGGAACGCAATGGCGCCTAGAGCACATCAACTAAACCCATCCCGCCTACAGAGTCGTGATCCCTAAACCCGCAGATTCCCTACATGAAGTTGCCGTTGTCGGTCTCGGTTATGTCGGCATTCCACTTGCAGTTGGCTTTGCCGAGGCCGGATGCCGCACCTTGGGATTCGACCTTGATCAAGAGCGTGTGCGTGAACTTCAGTCCGGTCACTCCCCACTGACCACGGTCCCGGCCGAAAGGATCAATGCAGTTACCGGAAAACAGCTCCTCACCTTTACAGTGAACAAGGAGGACCTTGCCCGCAGTGAAGCAATCATCATCTGCGTTCCCACCCCCCTCCGCACGCACCTCGATCCTGACATCACATTCATCCTCTCGGCTGGTGAGGAGATCGCTCCAGTTCTCAGGAAAGGCATGCTGGTCTCCCTGGAATCCAGCACCTATCCCGGAACAACCCGTGAGGATCTTCGCAAGGGTCTGGAGGAGAAATCAGGGCTCAAGGCAGGTGTTGACTTCGCCCTTGCCTTCTCCCCCGAGCGTGAGGATCCGGGCAATGAGAAGAGTGTTCTCAAGCAGATGCCCAAGGTTGTCGGGGGACTCACTCCTGCATGCCTTGAGCGAGCCGTGGAACTCTACTCGCACGCCGTCAGCAATGTCGTCCCCGTCAGCAATTGCGACACCGCCGAGGCAGTCAAGCTCACGGAGAATATTTTCCGCTTTATCAATATCGCCCTCGTGAACGAGCTCAAGCGCATCTACACCCCCATGGGAATCGATATCTGGGAGGTCATCGAAGCAGCGAAGACCAAGCCATTCGGATTCATGCCTTTCTATCCCGGCCCCGGTGTTGGCGGGCACTGCATCCCGCTTGATCCCTACTACCTCACATGGAAGGCCCGTGAGTTCAATCTCGACACGCGCTTCATCCAGCTTGCGGGTCAGATCAACCGCGGAATGCCCTTCTATGTAGTCAGTCACCTGGTGGAGGGACTCAATACACTTTCCCTGCCGATTCAGGGCGTTCGGATCCTGATCCTTGGTCTATCCTACAAACCGAATATCCCAGATGACCGAGAGTCACCCTCTTACGTGATCATGAATATCCTCAAGGAGAAGGGGGCTGAAGTAGACTTCTATGATCCTTTCATCCCAGTCATCGAAAAGCATGCCGGTCCTCAATGGGCAGGACGTCACTCCATCGATTGGAATCCAGAAACACTAAATAGCTACACTGCTGCTGTCGTCTGCACTCCTCACAGAGGAGTCGATTATTCCCAACTCGCCGAGCATATCCCCCTCATCGTCGACGCATGCAATATCGTCCCCAAGAACAGCAAAGCCCGCGTCATCCCCGCCTAGCAGGGAAACGGGGAATCGACTCGCGCGGAGGCGCAGAGGCGCGGAGGTTTTAGAGATATGAATAAAAACGAGATTGGCACACGGGTTATTGAAGCTGCGATCAGTGTCCATCGGGAACTTGGCCCAGGCCTCTTGGAGAGCGTTTACGAAGTCGTCCTGTCTCGAGAGTTAGCTAATCATGGATTGAAATCCGAGAGGCAAATCCCCGGCACCTTAGAACGAGGATGAGAAAGAGTTTTTGTTATAAAATAAAAAAACCTCCCGATAAATATTCGCGCCTCTGCGATTGCTTGCCCGGCCTCGGCCTATTGGCCTGCGTTACGGCAGCGGGAAAACATTTATCCGGATTCCTCCTATTCCTACTTATGAGTTTATCTTCACTCATGGCGGGGGAATATTTCGAGGGGTTTGATAACCCCGGGAAGCCCCCTGAGCGTGATGGTATCCACTGGGGATACACTGACGAACTGACTCCCGTGGCCGGATGGAAATCCATTATTCCCGGTGACGGCTTCGCCCATCTTTCAGTCACGAGTCATTCGCTCGCGAAGAAAATCAAACACCTCCCTGACGGAAGTGACTTCCTCCCCTTCCAGACACTTTCCCTGGGGCCCATTGGAAGTAATCACCGGATCAGCATCCGGGCGAAGAACATGGCCATCCCCGGTGTCGCCTGCGTCCTCTTCACCTATCGTGAAAAAACCAAGGTGGATGAAATTGATATCGAGGTCACTCCGGACGACACCCAGTCAGCCGAGACAGGACACATGACCGGCACGAACGGCGGGTGGACCGATGTCCGGCTCAATACCTGGGCCAATGCCAGGGAGAGTAAGAATGGCGACGCCTCACTCCTGCCGATGCGGAGCATTCGTGCGCCGATCATCGACTCCAACGGGGAAAAGGTCTCCCACCGCGATGACAAGTTTCATATCTACACGATCGAGTGGCGCATCGGGAGTGTCCTGTTCTTCATCGACGGGGTTGAGCAGGCCTGTATCGATGACGTGGTTCCCGACTATCCCTCCACAGTCATCTTCGGGATGCGACGCATGCCGTGGTCAGGCAAAGCAGATTGGTCTGGTGAGCAAACCCTGCTAGTCGACTGGATCGACATCGAATCACTGAACAAGGAGTGATGAATCTCCCGCGCAGAGGTGCGGAGAATGAAGACCGAGATCTCCCGCAGAGACGCAGAGGCGCAGAGAGGGAAAGTGAAAAGGACTGAGAGTGGAGCACTATTCCTCACCTTCCTGAATTCCACATTCATCATCCCTTTTATCCCCTTCATCCCTGTGAAGTCTTCTCCGCGCCTCTGCGCCTCAGCGGGAGTTATTCCTAAGCTTCCTTAGTTCCACATTCATCATCCCTTCTATCCCCTTCATCCCTGTGAATCCTTCTCCCCTCTCTGCGCCTCTGCGGGATAATTCATTCAGCCCCCTATTCCATCCCCCTCTCCCGCAAACATAAGTAATTGACTTAGATGACACTGATCGTGCGATCCGACAGGCACGCTTACATTTAAGTTGTGAGTGCATCCGTCCCAGAAAATACCACGGCTACCCCACCTCACGAACAGACGGTCCCATCAGTTCCACTACCCCACGATCAGCAGGTCCCCATGCGGCGCAGCACCGATCAGGCTCTGATGCCACACGTGTCATCCCATGCACCGATTCATCCCCATGAGGAGGAACGCATGGCCCGGTTACTAGGCTACGACATCCTCGATACCGAGAACGATGTGATCCTGGACCAACTTACCGCGATGGCTGCCCGGATCACGGGATCCCCGATCGCTCTCATCTCACTGATTGACCGTGATCGACAGTGGCTGAAGTCCCACTACGGCCTCGACGTTGAGGAAACCACACGGGACGACGCCTTCTGCGCCCACACGATTATGGAAGCGGATAAGGTGATGCTCATCACGGATGCCCGGAAGGACGCGCGCTTTGTCTTCAATCCCTTTGTCACGGGTGAGCCACATATCCGCTTCTATGCGGGTGTTCCTCTTCATAATGGGGACAAGCTCGCGATCGGTAGCCTGTGTGTCATCGACCGGAAAGCGAAGGAACTCTCCGAGGAGCAGATCAATTCACTGAAGGTTATAGCCCGGATTGTCATGGATTACCTCGATGTCTATCGCTCCAACCGACATCTCACGCATCTTCTGCTGAAGGAAAAGCAAATCTATAACCGTCTTCTGAGCATGTCCTCAGAGATGACCTCACTATCGATTTCCCTGGACGATGCCCTCCAGAACATCCTGAACAATCTCGATTCCTCACTCGGTTGGCTCTCATGTCGGATCAATAACCTCACGACGCATGAACTACCCGATATCCGGATGAATCCCAGCCTTCCCGAAGACCCTCAGATTGACTCGATTTGGAAGAAGATTGATTCTCAGTCGCCGAAGGTCCTTCGTGAGATGCAGAAGACGGCATTCATCTCCAGCAATGTCACGGGTCCTGAGTATGCCTACCTGGTGGTTCCAGTCAGAAACCGTGGCAAGCTGGTGGCTAGGATTGAAATGATCTATCCGGATCACCGCAAAGCGGACGCGCGGATCAAGGAAGTCTTCGACATCATGGCGGTCACTCTAGGGATCGTCGCGGAGAGGGAGCTTGCCACCATGGAGCTCAAGTATCGGGCCAACCACGATGCCCTTACCGGGGCGATCAACAGGACCCTCTTCCTGGAAGAGCTTCAGAAAGGCATCTCGGAGGCCAAGTGCAGTCACCCCGACGCGGTTCTTCTCTTCCTCGATCTGGATGGATTCAAGGAGGTGAATGATAACTTCGGACACCAGATCGGAGACCGCCTTCTCGTCGAAGTCACGGAACGCCTTCGGAGCCTCAGTCGCGAAAAGGACATTCTCGGGCGCCTGAGTGGCGATGAATTTGTCCTCCTGGTACGCCATCTCGATATCAGCGAGGACCTGGAACCTCTTCTCAAACGGATTCAGAGGCATATCTCCCAGCCCTTCATGCTCGGAGATCTGGAAATCCGGATCACCAGCAGCATCGGGGCCGCGATCCTGGACCGTAACGACCTAACCACACCGGAACTCCTCCGCCGTGCCGAGGAGTCCATGTACCTCGTCAAGAATGGGGAACGCAAGGGCTACTGCATCGCCAACGAGCAGATCATCAAGGAGTTCAAGGATCGCCTCGATCTCGATCACAACATCCATCAAGCCGTCTATGAGAAACGGCTCCTTCTCCAGTTTCAGCCCATCATGGATCTCCGTACGGGAGAGATCTCCTCCGCGGAGGCCCTACTACGGGTATTGAACAAGGATGGCACCATCATGAATGCCTACGATTTCATCCCTTCGCTGGAGCGTAGTCGCCTCATGACTGAGGTCGATGACTGGGTAGTCGCCGAGGCCATCCGGATCGTGCAGCAACATCTGGTCAAGCTGCCGGCGATTCCCGGATTCCGCCTCTCGCTCAATGTGAGTCCAGCAATCCTCATGACTCACGGATATGCTCTCTTCACACTCAATCGCCTGAAGACAGCGAACATACCCCCGGGGATACTGCGCATCGAGATCATCGAGGATCACCTGGACACGAGTAATGCATCACTCATGGAAAACCTCAACCTGTTACGGGAAGCGGGCGTGAGTATTGCGATCGATGACTTCGGGACAGGCTACAGCAACCTTCAGCACCTGACCTCCATACCGTTCGACACGCTCAAGATCGACCGTGCTTTCCTGAAGGGAATCCTGCCGCAGAACACTAAGGATAAAGAGCTTCTGGCCGCCATCGTCGCTCTGGGGGGAACCCTCGGCTACTCGCTTGTCGCCGAGGGAATCGAGAATCAGGAACAGGCCGACTACCTTGTCTCCATCGGGTGCCATCACGGACAGGGATATCTCTATGCAAAACCGATGCCGATCGAAGGCCTTATCGAGTTCATGGTGAATCATTCCCCCCATGTCCTAGCCCTGACCATACCTGACACACCGTCACCTCCCCTTCTCCGGCACCCTCAATTATCCAATCACTGAACACCAAAATACGCCCCAAAATGAGCCCGAAACAGAAACCCAAAGCAACTGGCAAAGCAATTGGCAAAGAGACAGGCAACGTCACATCCAGACCGCAACTCCCCAAGACGCCCACCGGCATTCTCGGTTTGGATGAAATCACCGGCGGTGGATTGCCAAAAGGGCGGCCTATCCTTGTCTGCGGCGCCGCAGGCTGTGGCAAGACAGTGATGGGAATGCAGTTTCTGGTGAATGGCGCCAATCTGTACAATGAACCGGGCGTCTTTATGTCGTTCCAAGAGAGCGAGCAGGAGCTCATCAGCAACGTCGAGGCGTTCGGATTTGATCTGAAAGACCTCATCCGGCGCAAGAAGCTTGTGATTGATTCCATTGCCGTCGAGCGCAGCGAGATCGAAGAGGCAGGCAAATACGATCTGGAGGGTCTCTTCATCCGCCTGGGCCACGCGATCGACTCCATCAATGCCAAGCGCGTGGTGCTTGATACCATCGAATCGCTCTTTAGCGATCTGGGCAACCCCCCACTCCTGAGAGCCGAAATCAGTCGTCTCTTTCGTTGGCTCAAGAAGAAAGGTGTGACCGCCATCATCACCGGCGAACCCGGGGTCGCAATGCTGACGCGCCAGGGACTGGAAGAGTATATCAGCGACTGCGTCATCAAGCTCGATAACCGGATTACTGATCAGATCTCCGAACGCCGCCTGCGCGTGATCAAGTACCGCGGTTCGGAGCACGGCACCAACGAGTATCCATTTCTGATCGATGAGGGGGCAATCACCGTCCTGCCGATCACCTCGGCCACACTGAAACATCTTGTTTCAACCCACCGCGTCCCTACTGGCGTGCAGCGTCTGGATGCCATGCTCGGCGGCAAGGGGTTCTACCAGGGCAGTAGCGTGCTCGTCTCAGGCACAGCGGGCACCGGCAAGAGCAGTCTGGCAGTGCACTTTGTCGACGCCGCTTGCCGCATGGGGGAACGCGCCATCTATTTCACCTTCGAGGAGGGGGCTGAACAGATCATCCGCAATATGCGCTCGATCGGCATCGACTTGGAGCAATGGGTGCGGAGGGGCCTGCTACAGTTTGCGGCTCACCGCCCGACTACCTATGGCCTGGAAAAGCATCTACTCATGATGCAACGGTCTATCAACGACTTCGATCCGGCAGTGGTGGTGGTCGACCCCTTGAACAGTTTTGTCGTGGATGGCAATCAGATGGACGTGAAGGGCATGTTGATGCGCCTGGTGAATTTCATGAAGACGAAGGGCATCACCAGCCTGTTTACTAATCTGACGGCGGGAGGAGGCCCGATCGAGCAGACCGACATACGGATCTCGTCACTGATCGACACCTGGATACTGCTCCGTGACATTGATTATATCGGCGAGCGCAACCGTACTCTCTGCATCCTGAAGTCGCGCGGTATGGTGCATTCCAACCAGGTCCGCGAGTTCTTGTTGACCGAGCACGGAGTGCAGTTGAGAGATGTCTATCTCGGCCCGTCAGGCGTGCTGACCGGCACAGCCAGAGTGAATCAGGAGGCGGCCGAGAAAGCCGCGGAACTGATACGCGAGCAGGAATTGAAGCGCGGCCGCGAGCTACTGGCCGGCAAGCGTTCCATCGTGGAAGCCCAGATTGCCGCCATGCGTGCCGAGTTCAAAGTGCAGGAGCTGGCGAGCCGGAAAGTCACCGATGTACAAGAAGCCATTGAGACACTTGCGGCCGAGCAACGTAAGCTCATGGCGTATGCGCGCGGCAGGGATTTCAGCGCCCAGGGGTCACCAAACCGTCTCAAGAAAGGGAAATCGAAATAAAGAATCTCCGGACGCCACAGCAACAACCGTGAAAGCAACAACCGTGAAAGCGGCTCACGGAAATGCAAGCCCGGATCTGTACGTTCTGCGCCTCTATGTGGCAGGCCAAACGCCGAAGTCGCTCGCGGCCATTACCAATCTGAAGAGGATCTGTGACGAACATCTGGCAGGGCGCCATCAGAGCGAAGTCATTGATCTCCTGCAAAATCCGCAACTCGCGCGCAAGGATCAGATCCTGGCGATCCCGACCCTGGTACGCCTTCAGCCGCTACCGGTGCACAAGATTATCGGCGATCTCTCCGACACAGAGCGTGCGCTCATCGCGCTGGGCCTCCGGGAAAGACCATAGGTTTATAAGGAGAGGCGCGCATGAACAGGAAACCTCTCCAGGATCAACCACAAGGGCTTAAGCAAGCCTCTAACCAAGCCTCTCATGCTCAGAACCCAAGGAAGAGCGAGCACTCTGAGACTGCTAAGACTGCTGAAACTGCTGAGCCCTATATCCTCAAGCTCTACATCGCCGGCATGACGCCGCTCTCGCTGCGCTCCATCGAGAATGCGAAACGAATCTGCGAGGAACATCTGGCAGACCGCTACCAGTTGGAGGTGATCGACATCAGGCAGCAGCCGCAACTCGCGAAGGGGGCACAAATCACCGCGGCTCCAACGCTTATCAGAGAGATGCCTCTGCCTCTGCGTCGCGTGGTGGGCGACTTATCTGACACCCAGCATGTGCTCCTGGGGCTCGACCTGAAGAGGAGAAGATAATGTCCAAGCAACACAACGGCTCTCTAGCAATCCAGGACGAGAACCTGGCGCTGCGGGAAAGACTGGCTGAGGCGGAGCAAACCCTGGAGGCCATACGCAGTGGTCGAGTGGATGCGCTGGTGGCATCGGTCAATGGCGAAGAACGCATCTTCACACTCGAGGGTGAAGATCGCTCTTACCGGATTCTGATCGAGGCGATGCAACAGGGCGCGCTGATCACAAGCACTAGTGGGCTGATTCTGTATGCCAACCACAGCTTTGCCGGCATGCTCAAGGCCCCGCTTGAGAAGGTGATCGGTTCCCTTGTTTCCGACTGGATCGCGCCGCAGAGTCAAGACGTACTGACTTCGCTGCTCCACCTGACTCCTGGTGCGAAACAGAATAGCGAGCTACTGCTGAAGGGCATCGATAACACAGAGGTACCAGTACTTCTTTCTGCAGGGAAGCAGGGGCTGAACGGGGATTCGGATCAGCTCTGGATGGCGATTACAGACCTGAGTGAAGTGATCGCAAGAAAGATAAAAGACGCAAAAGCGCTGGCCCAGCTCGGCGTCGACAAGAAACTGGCCGCTGCGGCACTGCAAACCCTGAACTACACGCGCAGTCTTATCGAGGCGAGCCTCGACCCGCTGGTCGCCATCAACCCCGATGGGATAATCACCGATGTGAATGAAGCCACCATAAAGATCACCGGACGGTCCCGCTCGGAGCTGGTCGGCGTTGATTTCTCGAGTTACTTCACCGACCCCGATGCGGCGCGTAGTGTTTATAAGCAGGTCTTCGAGGAGGGTTTCGTGAAAGACTTTCCACTAACTATTCGCAGCTCCGATGGCCATGTCACCGATGTGCTCTACAACGCCAGCCTCTACCGTGATAAACATGGTCAGGTGAAGGGTGTATTGGCCGCAGCACGCGACATCACCGAGAGAAAGAAGGCTGAAATGACCGCCAGCCGCCTGGCTGCCATCGTCGAATCCTCGGATGATGCCATCCTGGGATTGGAACTGGATGGGACGATCACCAGCTGGAATCACGGGGCGGAACTGCTGTTCGGCTACTCTGCCTGCGAGATGATGGGAGCTTCCAACTTGAAGCTGATCCCGCAGGAGTATCACGCTGAAGAGCATGATATTCTGGAGAAGATCGGACGTGGCGAATCAGTG
The window above is part of the Verrucomicrobiota bacterium genome. Proteins encoded here:
- a CDS encoding circadian clock KaiB family protein — translated: MRAAGISAPRGHQTVSRKGNRNKESPDATATTVKATTVKAAHGNASPDLYVLRLYVAGQTPKSLAAITNLKRICDEHLAGRHQSEVIDLLQNPQLARKDQILAIPTLVRLQPLPVHKIIGDLSDTERALIALGLRERP
- a CDS encoding circadian clock KaiB family protein, which gives rise to MNRKPLQDQPQGLKQASNQASHAQNPRKSEHSETAKTAETAEPYILKLYIAGMTPLSLRSIENAKRICEEHLADRYQLEVIDIRQQPQLAKGAQITAAPTLIREMPLPLRRVVGDLSDTQHVLLGLDLKRRR